The following are encoded in a window of Colletotrichum lupini chromosome 3, complete sequence genomic DNA:
- a CDS encoding fungal specific transcription factor domain-containing protein, whose amino-acid sequence LFLHRFTLLVPRRTTVSSPKAVFSLCSSPQSHHAPGPHRSSNRPLKTGFQSPDLHSPPGRPSHSLRMDAVESPNATSESGTLSPAHFNHSRKRKHSGSTDRPTREYGLMRDTGKHDTARFVGSGSGIHFIRGVYVRLARKSALRTSQSTNNISDLVPGEDDQLQRETSSRDGDEQNLWRSSELIPEPEGDDFNPTFEQLVDWSRSYFEAWHPTLPFLSAPDVLNLFEEVSAGGVAALGHLERSIVKSILSISLADSRQKAPFSQPVPSSLVFRTVEEAMSASQFALYQPASIQATQAALAIQLFLVSMLRLNSASRLGGLIVRMAFHLGLHRCPSRYPFFTKEEAHMRRRVFWCIYCTERFLCQALGLPLDIRDDDVDVCYPGEEKHGTLADAEDNRLQLLTYLVKHARIRGLILELRNKSIHSRDDTADRSSYVQAELAKWSNEIHDAVEDEHTQDEASPQPPISAGHRIFLLLLKYESMISLNRPMMTSDPSSPAYSAGLQNCIFAAKSISIALKRHHSQNKIPGDPTSACLLEPLLQPSFTWAVWISAFILIYAGFERQLPLASALKHVESGKEILRHIASRDTSWPEYCLSAVDELTAAVRELSVPNNPLRRQPSTSNLAPNAHLRTDLGQQARTNSSSSRPRGLRSDSTNTHQPTGSSLRARFSPSVAASSGRPDEPGLVAPDNTIWSQNQSDGLSGPTDDQSGRWPTQASPTSGPSVNAGWTASTPGAQSGFQATAQQDSPNFDSQPFSLSLGAATSFPAMGASENAPGEGQESMVWYDQLFANSFGAIDYPFLAAAQFDPSVDPTWSYLR is encoded by the exons CTGTTCCTTCATAGGTTCACTCTCCTTGTACCTCGGCGGACAACTGTCTCGTCTCCCAAGGCAGTCTTCTCTCTCTGCTCTTCTCCACAATCACACCATGCTCCGGGTCCCCACCGTTCCTCAAACCGTCCACTGAAGACGGGCTTTCAATCCCCAGATCTTCACTCACCACCAGGACGGCCATCCCACTCCCTCCGAATGGACGCCGTAGAGTCGCCCAATGCCACCTCCGAGTCGGGAACCCTCAGCCCGGCACACTTCAACCACTCACGCAAGCGGAAACACTCGGGCTCAACAGACCGTCCCACACGCGAGTATGGCTTGATGCGAGACACGGGCAAGCATGACACCGCACGCTTCGTTGGCTCAGGCAGCGGCATTCACTTTATCCGGGGCGTTTATGTCAGGCTGGCCCGCAAGTCCGCCCTCAGGACATCCCAGTCCACTAACAACATTAGCGACCTCGTCCCCGGAGAAGACGACCAGCTCCAGCGGGAGACCTCATCGCGTGATGGAGACGAGCAAAACCTCTGGCGCAGCTCTGAGTTGATACCAGAACCCGAAGGCGATGACTTCAATCCGACCTTTGAGCAACTCGTCGACTGGTCGAGGAGCTACTTTGAAGCATGGCACCCGACGCTTCCTTTCCTCAGTGCCCCAGATGTACTCAACCTCTTTGAGGAAGTTAGTGCTGGCGGCGTGGCTGCTCTCGGCCATCTCGAGCGCTCGATTGTCAAGTCCATACTATCAATCTCTCTAGCTGACAGTCGCCAAAAGGCTCCCTTTTCTCAGCCAGTCCCATCCTCCCTCGTCTTCCGCACAGTCGAGGAGGCAATGTCGGCGTCACAATTCGCCCTCTACCAACCAGCTTCGATCCAAGCCACACAAGCTGCCCTTGCCATACAACTGTTTCTCGTCTCCATGTTGAGACTGAACTCGGCATCGAGACTAGGCGGTTTGATCGTCAGAATGGCTTTCCACCTAGGCTTGCACCGGTGCCCTTCGAGATACCCCTTCTTCACTAAAGAGGAGGCGCACATGCGCCGACGTGTCTTTTGGTGCATATACTGCACGGAGCGATTCTTATGCCAAGCTCTAGGCCTCCCGTTAGACATCCGGGATGACGACGTCGATGTGTGTTATCCCGGCGAAGAAAAGCACGGGACACTTGCCGACGCCGAAGACAACAGGCTACAGCTGCTCACATACTTGGTCAAGCACGCGCGGATACGGGGCTTAATTTTGGAGCTGCGGAATAAATCAATTCACTCACGCGACGATACCGCAGATCGCTCTAGCTACGTCCAAGCAGAGCTTGCAAAATGGTCAAACGAGATCCACGACGCGGTCGAAGACGAACATACCCAGGATGAAGCCTCGCCACAACCGCCAATCTCTGCGGGTCATCGTATTTTCTTGCTTCTGCTAAAGTACGAGTCCATGATCTCTCTCAATCGCCCGATGATGACGTCCGATCCGTCTAGCCCGGCGTACTCTGCCGGACTACAAAACTGCATTTTTGCTGCCAAGTCCATATCCATTGCTTTGAAGAGGCATCATAGTCAGAATAAGATTCCTGGCGATCCTACGAGCGCATGTTTGCTTGAACCGTTGCTTCAGCCGTCGTTCACATGGGCTGTATGGATCAGCGCATTCATTCTGATTTACGCTGGTTTTGAACGGCAATTGCCTTTGGCCAGTGCGCTAAA ACACGTTGAATCAGGCAAAGAGATTCTGCGCCACATTGCCTCTCGCGACACATCATGGCCCGAATACTGCCTCTCCGCAGTCGACGAGCTCACCGCAGCTGTAAGAGAACTATCCGTCCCGAACAACCCGCTCAGACGACAACCAAGCACCAGCAACCTAGCACCCAACGCCCATCTTCGAACAGACCTCGGTCAACAGGCTCGAACGAACAGCAGCTCAAGCAGACCCAGAGGCCTACGCTCCGACTCGACAAACACCCATCAGCCAACCGGATCCAGCCTCCGAGCCCGCTTCTCCCCCTCCGTGGCTGCGTCCTCAGGCCGACCAGACGAACCGGGCCTCGTGGCGCCAGATAACACAATCTGGTCACAAAATCAAAGCGACGGACTTTCAGGGCCGACAGATGACCAGTCCGGTCGATGGCCCACGCAGGCCTCGCCGACGTCGGGCCCGTCCGTCAACGCGGGGTGGACGGCGAGCACGCCGGGGGCGCAGTCTGGATTCCAGGCGACTGCGCAGCAGGATTCTCCCAACTTTGACAGCCAGCCGTTTTCTCTATCGCTGGGCGCGGCTACGTCGTTCCCTGCGATGGGGGCTTCGGAGAATGCGCCTGGCGAGGGGCAGGAGTCTATGGTTTGGTATGATCAGTTATTTGCTAACTCTTTTGGGGCGATTGATTATCCGTTCTTGGCGGCGGCGCAGTTTGATCCGTCTGTGGATCCTACGTGGTCGTATTTGCGGTAA
- a CDS encoding fumarylacetoacetase gives MSNTQSWVSVSPKSHFSQANIPFGIISTTSDQTHRPAIAIGDNALDLKAFAKAGGFHALPSIQDHVSVFSSTTLNDFAALGRKVHREVRTYLQSVLAENTPHAGLLKDNADLRKTALIPFSEIQNHLPLAIGDYTDFYAGKNHAYNVGVLFRGPDNALQPNYVHLPVAYHGRASSVVVSGTPIRRPWGQILKDPKAEPKVPTLAPCQRLDIELEMGMFLCRENKLGEPVPVDQAEEHIFGYVLMNDWSARDIQAWEYVPLGPFTSKNLGTSISPWVVLADALDGAKTAGIENKTELQPYLRESKKNNVLGVDLEVDIITASGNKTTISRTNSKNLLWSWPQMIAHHTITGCNLRPGDLLGSGTISGTEPGSEGSILEQTQGGKQAVQLTGGEERKFLQDGDTLIIRGWSGQEGALVGFGEVSGKIEAALKLF, from the exons ATGTCAAACACGCAATCTTGGGTCTCTGTCTCCCCCAAAAGCCACTTCTCGCAGGCAAACATCCCCTTCGGCATCATCTCCACAACCTCAGACCAGACTCACCGGCCCGCCATTGCCATTGGCGACAATGCCCTCGATCTCAAGGCTTTCGCAAAGGCCGGCGGCTTCCACGCCCTGCCCTCCATCCAAGATCACGTCTCCGTCTTCTCCTCAACCACACTGAACGACTTCGCCGCCCTGGGCCGCAAAGTCCACAGAGAAGTCCGCACATATCTGCAGTCCGTCCTCGCAGAAAACACCCCGCACGCAGGCCTCCTCAAAGACAACGCCGACCTGCGCAAGACGGCCCTGATCCCCTTCTCCGAGATCCAGAACCACCTGCCCCTCGCCATTGGCGACTACACCGATTTCTACGCCGGCAAGAACCACGCTTACAACGTCGGCGTGCTCTTCCGCGGCCCGGATAATGCGCTGCAGCCAAACTACGTGCATCTCCCAGTCGCGTACCATGGTCGCGCGAGCAGCGTCGTCGTCTCCGGCACGCCCATTCGCAGACCGTGGGGCCAGATCCTCAAGGACCCCAAGGCCGAGCCCAAGGTGCCGACGCTCGCGCCGTGCCAGAGGCTCGATATTGAGCTGGAGATGGGCATGTTCCTCTGCCGGGAGAATAAGCTTGGTGAGCCGGTACCCGTCGACCAGGCCGAGGAGCACATCTTTGGCTACGTTCTCATGAATGATTGGAGCGCTCGCGACATCCAGGCGTGGGAGTATGTTCCTCTGGGACCCTTTACCTCAAAGAACCTGGGCACGAGTATCAGCCCGTGGGTTGTTCTTGCGGATGCGTTGGACGGAGCCAAGACGGCTGGTATCGAGAACAAGACGGAGTTGCAGCCCTACTTGCGCGAGAGCAAGAAGAACAACGTTCTAGGCGTCGACCTGGAAGTTGACATTATCA CTGCCAGCGGAAACAAGACCACAATCAGCCGCACCAACTCAAAGAACCTGCTCTGGTCCTGGCCGCAAATGATCGCGCACCACACAATCACCGGTTGCAACCTGCGACCAGGCGATCTGCTCGGCTCCGGCACGATTTCCGGCACAGAGCCCGGCAGCGAGGGAAGTATCCTCGAGCAGACGCAGGGAGGCAAGCAGGCCGTGCAATTGACCGGAGGCGAGGAGCGCAAGTTCCTACAGGATGGCGATACCCTCATCATCCGCGGCTGGAGTGGTCAGGAAGGCGCGTTGGTTGGATTTGGTGAGGTTTCGGGCAAGATCGAGGCTGCGCTGAAGCTCTTTTGA
- a CDS encoding maleylacetoacetate isomerase, which yields MSEADYILYSYFRSSCSARLRIALNLKSISYTTIPTNLLKDEHLSDTHRALNPSASVPLLINRSDADFKVTQSVAALEYLEEAHPSTTPLLPKDAKTRAVVRSLVNIVACDIQPVTNMRIMRRIRAMGGNAEQWNRELMSDGFAAYEAVAKEWAGRCSVGDEISLADVCLLPAYWNAERFGVDLSPYPTVRKIAEGLKENPAVVKAHYFNQPDTPDELRAK from the coding sequence ATGTCCGAAGCAGACTACATCCTCTACTCCTACTTCCGCTCCTCCTGCTCAGCCCGCCTCCGCATCGCCCTGAACCTCAAATCCATCTCCTACACCACGATCCCAACCAACCTCCTCAAAGACGAACACTTATCCGACACCCACCGCGCCCTCAACCCCTCCGCCAGCGTGCCCCTCCTCATCAACAGGTCTGACGCAGACTTCAAAGTAACTCAATCCGTCGCGGCCCTCGAGTACCTCGAAGAAGCCCACCCCTCGACCACGCCCCTCCTCCCCAAGGATGCAAAGACGCGCGCCGTGGTCCGGAGCCTGGTCAACATCGTCGCCTGCGACATCCAGCCCGTGACGAATATGCGGATCATGAGGCGGATCAGGGCCATGGGCGGAAATGCGGAACAGTGGAACCGCGAGTTGATGTCGGATGGGTTTGCGGCGTATGAAGCTGTTGCGAAGGAGTGGGCGGGGAGGTGCTCTGTCGGTGATGAGATTTCGTTGGCGGATGTGTGTTTGTTGCCTGCGTATTGGAATGCCGAGAGGTTTGGGGTTGATTTGAGCCCGTATCCGACTGTGAGGAAGATTGCGGAGGGGTTGAAGGAGAATCCGGCTGTTGTGAAGGCGCATTACTTTAATCAGCCTGATACTCCTGATGAATTGAGGGCCAAATAA